ACGTCAGAATCGTGGAAAGTGTTCTTCGTCTCCCGTTTACTCAGGTCATCACTGTCACCGAGACGCTGACCAACACTCAGGTGGATGTGATCACTTCCACGGCCACCAATTACGTCACGACCTTCCAAACCATCTTCTCGACGCTGACCCATTTCGATGTCATCAAACAGACGGAGACACAGTTCGTCGACAATCCATCCGTGCAGGTCTTGACAGCGCTGGGCACTCAGACGATAACCAGTAGCGTGTTCGAGACGACCAGCGTGACGGTGACTGTTCCAGGGTTGGAGATCCAGGGTACCACGACCTTCACATCCATTTTCAGGCCGACCAGCACACATTTCCTCACTAAAAAGATAACCCAGACTGTTTGCCCTCCCGGAAGTAATGCTTTTTAAATGCTGAGTCTTTGTTGAAGCTTTGTTAAATGCTGGACGTAGTTTGTAACTTATTATTTTTCTGTTAAGTTAAAATAAACATGAACTTTCACCTTTTTTTCACAAAGTGATTCCttgaaaaaagaaacaataaatagaatGTCATTTGTGCTTAAATTttggtaagataaaaaaaaaaagactaccaaAATGGTACGAAAACATACAAAAAATGCCAGTTTTTATGAATTCTGGATAATGCACCCAAAAATCAAACTGTAATGCAAATTTATATAAGCCTCAAAACAAATTCTTTTCCAAGAGTTTATATCATTGATAGCACTTTTATTTGAGGGAAAATTACACTATATCTTTATTAGTTTTAGCATTCGATTTCAAAATAAAGATGCTTTACCCTTATTGCAAATTGATTTCTTTTGAATTAAGGTCATTCCTTTTCGACATTCTAATACACAGAGGTCAatgaattaagt
The DNA window shown above is from Palaemon carinicauda isolate YSFRI2023 chromosome 37, ASM3689809v2, whole genome shotgun sequence and carries:
- the LOC137629200 gene encoding uncharacterized protein, producing the protein MAQMLLLVLLAVAQLSAAGFYKPLPQQCPVRQKVDYEDVVLTVTRYNTLTSAVPLGQAHLNTLTVTDIITVTNIVPTTLTAVAQQVAVTDVRIVESVLRLPFTQVITVTETLTNTQVDVITSTATNYVTTFQTIFSTLTHFDVIKQTETQFVDNPSVQVLTALGTQTITSSVFETTSVTVTVPGLEIQGTTTFTSIFRPTSTHFLTKKITQTVCPPGSNAF